In Drosophila innubila isolate TH190305 chromosome 2R unlocalized genomic scaffold, UK_Dinn_1.0 1_C_2R, whole genome shotgun sequence, the following are encoded in one genomic region:
- the LOC117784439 gene encoding uncharacterized protein LOC117784439, translating into MEVDQIKEDVEIEKPDNEVEAVSSSSNEDSDEDADADADMEESPRGRKSVSSIIAEMAIKNEQEMATSNSKAKTQKEDEQKRLELSCLSPGAMAVYIRELESELYELSQREARELSRSKHLRIFGNNRRRSSK; encoded by the exons ATGGAAGTGGATCAGATAAAGGAGGATGTTGAGATTGAGAAACCTGACAATGAGGTGGAGGCAGTTTCATCCTCGTCCAACGAGGACAGCGACGAGGACGCAGATGCCGATGCGGACATGGAGGAGAGTCCTCGGGGACGCAAGAGTGTTAGCTCTATAATCGCTGAGATGGCCATAAAGAACGAACAGGAGATGgccaccagcaacagcaaggcCAAGACTCAAAAGGAGGACGAACAGAAGAGATTGG AACTCAGTTGTCTTTCTCCTGGAGCTATGGCTGTCTATATAAGAGAACTGGAATCGGAACTCTACGAGTTGAGTCAACGTGAGGCAAGAGAATTATCGCGCAGCAAACACTTGAGAATCTTTGGCAACAATCGACGACGTTCCAGCAAATAA